The Daphnia carinata strain CSIRO-1 chromosome 9, CSIRO_AGI_Dcar_HiC_V3, whole genome shotgun sequence nucleotide sequence GAGATATTTTCGCTAATGAATTTTGTTCGTTCGCAAGGTATGAGTGATCCTTACTGTTCCATATGGATTTCGAGCAATCGCCAAAAGTTTCAGGATACGTCCATGAAACCGAGGACTCTGGATCCCGTGTGGAACGAGACGCTGAATTTGTAAgactcattaaaaaaaaaaaatgaacacatTTGCGTGTTGCAGAATCTCTgcttaatattaaaaaaaaactctttggTTTGAAATTAGTGCGATAAAGGACGTAAATGAAGATATTTTGCAGCTAGAAATCTGGTAAGTTGTTTAAGCGCCATCTATTAAACATTCTTTATAAACGAGAAATATTTCTTATTTAGGGATTACGATCCAGATGAAACTGTCAAAGAAAAGATGTCGCGTATCACCGAAGTTAAAGATTTACGCGGAATGGGCATCTTGCTAAAACAAATCGCTGTAGCTTCAAAAGCGCCAGGAAAACCGGCCCATAAATTCCTTGGTTTATTGAACGTCGGACTTAAATCTATTCCGCTCTCCGGATTGGAACGCTGGTACCAGCTGGAAGGCCGAGACAAGACTAAAACGAAGGAGCGCGGAGAGATCCGTCTCAATTTGACACTGTCGGCCAGCCGTCCCGATACATCCGAGCAATTCACGTTGCAAGAAAGCTTCATCCATTACGAACGCTTACTCAGGATCGTTGTGGAACACGAAATGCGAGCAGATAGCGAATGGCGTGGCGTTATCCCGGATTCGGCAGCTCTAATGCTCCGCCAGTTCGCTGCTCATCGAGGACTGAGACAATCAGTGACGGACGCATGTCTGTGGTCCGTCTATTCGACCGCCTTTCATAAACGCACGCTGGATCTTTCCGTCATGTTGGGCCTGGTCCAACGACTACGTAAGGCCATCAACGATGGTAAATTACCCGAAGAAGAACTAGTCAACGTGTTTTGGACGGCTGCTGAATCGTTTAGCGTCGCTGCATTATCAGCCATCCGCCATTTACGCAATAATCCGGAATTGAGCACTAGACCTGATCAACTCTCAGCTCTCCTCGAGTAAATTTAacacaacgttttttttttattggaagggaatcttaaaatcttttaaattttggcaGATGCCTTAAGGAATTGAACATGTTAGGTTCTAACAGACCGGGATTATCTGAAATGGAAGTTAGAATCAGCGAGTCGGTTACGATGGGAGCGGCTGATTGGTTCTGTCGGATTGTcggcggaagaagaaaaggcgGACCCATCTGTGACGACGATCGTTTGGAAAATGCGATCCGTATTTGTCAATCTCTGATGAGCGATTTGAAAACGGTCTTAACTGTTtatcaaaaaatatttgaacgTATCTGGCAAATTCCAGTCTTCAACATCGTCTACTTGTACTACGACGGCCAGCTAACCGACATTTCCAAGCCCGTAGTGGACAGCGTCACGCGGAGTCTCAAATCGATTCATACCAACAACAATCAGATCGCCTCATTGGCATTAGAAGCCTCGGGCGAGGTTCCTAGACCTATGCAAAACGGACATGCCAAACAGAACGAAGCGGACACTATTGCCCCACGTTTATCAATGGGCACTGCTCTCTTTGAACTCTATTTGTGCCTTCAACAATTCCACAAGtaagtgggaaaaaaagacaTTCATTTTCATCAGGAAGTCGTAATTTCATATCCTTTTATTAGGCTATCAATTTCATTGCCCGAGTCGGAGAAGGAAAGCGTTAAATTGGCCCCGTTTTACACTTGGTTTGAAACGGCTGTCGATCGTTGGTTGGATATAGCCTTGTATAAAGCCATGATTCGAATTGGGAAAGCTGTTTCCTTGGATAATCTACAAACAGTGGACAGCATAGTGCGACATTCTTCATCTGCTGTCGACGCTGTCAGCGTCTTCTATTCAGTAAGTCTTTTGCATAAATATTTGATCTATgacatttaattttaaactGATTATTTCAGATCAAAATGTTTTGGGAACAACTAGCATGGCCTGATGAGAAAGGGGCGTTGTCTTTCGTTATTAAAATCATGGATGTAAGTAGATAATTGAATAATTCAAACGTGATTGTGTTCCTCATTGTTTTGCAATTGATAGGAAGTGAAACAATCAGCAACAATTTATGCCGAGGCCATTCGACTTAAATTAGAGAGGCTCCATTCCGGATCACCAACGTCAGCCACTGCGCagccttttttcatttcactgAAAATCTGTTCGGCCATCAACAGTATCTTGCACGTCCAACAATCCATCGATCCATTGGCGGAAGAAATAGGACTCTACAGATTACGTGACGCCGTCCAGGAGAACGGAGATGACGGGTCATTGACAGAAAATGCCATCAAAGATGTTAATGAGAAATTGGACGAGATCTTTTACGCTATAGCCCGCAGGGTAATTCCGAATGATTATCCTAGCGTGCAAAATTCTAATGTTTTTTGGTTCGTTGCAGTTTGAAGTTGAAGTGGCTAAGCTCATCAATACGGTAATGGAATCTGATTTTGGCATGCGCCAAACTGACGATCTCAACCACTACATTTGCAACCAGCTTCTAGCGCTGGATAGCAACCTTCCAAGAGACGTTTTCTTCCGTGTTTTAAACATAATCTATCACCACATCTTGCAGAGTTTCCTTAATGTCGTAGAAGGCGAAGTCCAGGTAAAGACCTACTGAATTTCTATTGCCATTTTcacgttaaattttgaataatttacgAATGCAGAAAAAGCGACAGCCGGCTTGCTTCCGCCAGTGGAAAGAGCTGCTCGATATAGTTGAGAATTGCTTCCAAAATCCGgaagctgaagaagaaattgaggATGAAGCGTTGGTCAAAATCCGCTGGCTACTCAAATTGCACGGGATGGACACGGGCGACCTTATCCATCAATATCGACTGGATCGTCTAAAACAGACGTTGGATTCCACTAAAGATGCCGGGCTTGGTTCTCTATCTGTTCGAGTCATCTTTATCGACGATGCTCTAAATATCGATATACTTAATGCCCGTAATTTGAAGCCAATGGATGCTAATGGCTCTGCCGATCCGTACGTCAAAGTTCAACTCTTGCCAACCACAACCTTTCCGGATGCAGCGATCCTCAAGAGTAAAGTGCTTAAAAATACTCTCTTCCCATTATTTGAGGAGAGCTTTACCTAGTAAGTTTAAACTTCGACACAAAGttaaacaaattgttttaattttcttgtttttagtCCAGTACCAAAGTCGCTGCAGACTAATCCGGAATGCTGCATTTTATTCACAGTCAAGGATAAGGATCTGATTGGTGCCAATGAAATGATGGGTGAATACTTCCTGGGCTTCCAGGAGATCACCCGAGGAGACTCTTCAGTTGACATGAACGCTTTAGATCAAAGGATATTGCCACTGACTAAACCACACGAGCAAGGTATAGGACTACACTTtaattttgattcattttatTAAGTGTATTGTATTGGTTTCCATTCTGAATAATTAtaatcgttttgtttgttagaATCTGAATATTTGAATGCACTGGAAGGCCGTACATGGGATAAGGTAGCTCGCGATTTCgccaaaaaagagaagaaacgtATGAGCGGAAAGTGATCAAAAGTGTTCCCCAATGATTTACATATTTATACATATACTCTTTGGCGCctaattgaaaaagaattattcTGTAAATATGCATACAATACGAATTTGATGTTGCTTTGGTACTATCGATTTCTGTATAACAATATAGCAGACATTTTGGATTCTGAATAATCGACACTGGACCCTTCAACGGATTAACGTCCTGCTTTTGGCTTGGGCTAGAATCGAAGCTAACTTACCAACTTGATCAACAGTTTTACGGAAACTGAAGATCGGGCTTCGCAGAAGATAATGGGTTTGTTTCCCCATCATGTCAGATTCGATTGGACGGACCCTGTAATTTAAACAACAATTTCGTTGATATTCCTCCAACATCATAACATAAATGAGGCGAGCGTATCGGGCGTCTAGGCACGTCGGTTCAGTTTGACCGGAATCCTCATTCGTGCCTGCTGTCCTTGGGGCAATTTCCCACAAATATCCTTTTGTAATGATGGGAATGACGTAATCAACCTCCTGGTACCATCGGTAGATACTTTCGCTACAAAATTCAAGTTCATCTCTGTTCTCTTCAAGAATTAGGACGCCAATTCCGAGGTTTAGGGAGCGGATTTGAAAGGCAACGTTTTTCGCTAAATCATAGCCATCTTGCGTGAAAGTTAGCAGTACGGTTTTCataagtttctttttatcacaGCTATTCGTGTCATCCGAAGCTTTATGGTTCGCCACCGATATGATACTGGTTCTTAATGGAACCGATTTCAAGTTTTCCGGGTCACCTTCTCCTGTAATGCTAACTTCCATGCCAGAATCCATTTCACTGTCTGTGTCAGTCAGCTGATTTGAAGGTAATGTCCCTAGTTGCTCAGGTGTTGAAGTGTTTTGGTGATTAGAAGTAGCTGAGGTATTTAGCAGcactataaataaaaatgtgttttaattAATGAAAAGAATGGGGTAAACTGTGATATTGAAAACCTTCTAACTTGCTAGATATTGCAAGCAAAATGTCTTGGCGCTCCATGGTGAGAAGAGCTTTTAGCAACTCAGAGACACTGGCATTTGTTTTAAGAGCAAATTGACTCAAGATTTCTAAAGTAGCTCCTTTTATGGTAGAAAAGTTTTCAATTCTctggaaagagaaagaaaggaaaacattagGGTATAATTTCCCTTAATCTAAAGGAGCTGTTACTATTATATCATGAATGTCGAGACCAAGTAGACCAGCCAGATGCTTCCAGTCTCCATTGGCTCCTACAGGTGTGCCATCCACAAACCGAGCAATAACATGCAGGATTTCCCAACCAATTTGATTGTGACTTGTCAACTTTTTTATCGTGTAATGGGCACCCTTCACCATCCAGTTTTCCAGACATTGCCCAATATCTGGTGGGCCAGGAACATTCCTTGTTCGAATATCTTCAAGTTCTTGGTCGAGGGCTGGATTTCTGCATGGAATGGTAGCAAATTAAACATTAAACATGCctaacaaacaaaagacaatttaTATTACTTACAACACCAAGTAATCACCCATTTATGTCAAATTTGTTTCGTGTGGTAAAAAGTTATAGTTATCGTTTTGTGAATTTTTCACCTTTCACGTTGCAAAACGTAACAGTAATCGACAGGCATCTACTGAGCGTTGTTTGCACCATGTGCTGAAACGGGGTACTGCCCAACCGCGAGATTTAAAAAGCAATCCAATTGCTTAACTTAATTCGTAAAGGGTATTCACAATCTTAGCTGCTTCATGCCAGTATGTAAGTTAGCATGTAGCGTGTCCCATAATGTGGTGGgagtatttttaatgtttcacTCACGAAATGGTATTAGGCTCACGCTCGTAGATAAATCATTGAAATTTTCTGCAAGACATAAATGAAAACCTGATCCACGGAAGCAACAGTTAAAATTCAAATACTACTAAATGGTATCCGCTGTATTAAATTACTTCTTTTTGTTAGTTGATATAAGATAAGACTTACATGTACGCCCCCACTATTCTGTGTGTTCAGTAAACAATATCCTTTAAATTCCAAGAACTGCGACATTACCCATTCCATTCAATTCACCCGTAAAGTGCATAAATGCGGGCAATATCAGCAACCTGGACTATactttcttgattttttttaaagggaaatgCTCCGTTTTTACGCAGGTAATGACGTCATGAGCAGATGGGCGTAGGTTGAAAGTGCGTGGGTTTGTCATGAAGAACCTGAATAATTTACCAAGTGCTTTACTTTTAACCAATGCACGCGCAGTCTAATTTAGGTTTGTGTCACCATGGACGAGTTTCCTTTGACCAACGTCATTGTTAGTCAATTTTACAAATAAACTTGTTTTCTATTGGCTAATGGTAAAAATCGTCGTAGTACGTATCTTGGGTAAGGACTAgaacacgcacaaaaaaaacgaaaaaacagcagcaacaaaaaaaaaaaaaaaaaacaaaaggcaaaaaaaaggtcggAATTCTAGACACACATGTTGTCCACGCGGAATGGCGTCGCAAAAATGCGTTGTTGACACGAGGTTCAGTGTTTTGCTTCGTTCACGATTGGTTTGCAACATATGGCCAAGAGAATGGGGAGGGCAGGCATTTTTCTAAAGACGGTCACGTTGGTGAATTCAAGGGGCGTCAGCTACGAAACACAGCGTGCCTTGCAACGTGACCAAAACCCTATTTGGCTCTCGGCTTCCTTTTCATCCCCATGGCTGCTGCGTGTTATCATCGATCGCGACCGAAAACATAAGCAACATTGGGCAAATAGTAACTAGGGTCTCGGCTTTCGGGTTTGCTGATAATGTATGTGAAATTCCTCCTTATCCACGCCatctgcacacacacacacacacacacacacaaaatgtcTGATGCAATTCTTGCAAAGATTTCAACTTGCAGAAGTTCGCAAATTCTAGTGTTATCAGTTGATGTTTCATATCATTAGCTTGAAAGTATTAACTGTTAATTTCATTTCCAAAATTTAAACTTAAAGGGAATCATTTTAAAGTTACGAACCATTAGCTTAGATACATTTAGTTCAACAATGACTTTTTACTTTGGTAAGTTTGTACAGTCTTTATTAATTTGTTCAACCTCTGGACGtcgtaaagaaaaatcaaattctaTAGCGTTGGCGCTAGTTGCCAGTCTAACTGTTTAAACCTTGGCCTTGCGtcttgaaagtgaaagaacGTCAATGGCCTGCATTCAGTTGTAACCCAGAAGGCAGCGTGACTGGCTACGTGTTGGCAAAATATTCGACCCCTTCCCTGGTTGCGCAGAGAACACCCCCATAATGCTGGATTACATAGACTCATCACGCACTTACCCACCAGCCTTAGAGAAATTCACATATAGATATTGAGAGCTCGTTCTACGATAACTTTTCATCCAGTGCATTTGTTTTAGCAGCTGCTGGTTTAGTCAATCGTTTGATCTGTTTGGAAAGTGTCTCTTAACGTCAAATATTAGTGCCACTATAGCCGTTCCTCTGGATCGACGATTTAAAGTAAGGACATTCCACTTTTTGAATACTGATAAGCTTTTAAAACGTGAAGAGGAGTCGATTACGTTTAAGCAATGATAGACATCTGTTCAGACAGTTCAGTAACTAGTAACACATCAAATTATACGTCTCATAACCGagataaaagcaaaaaaaatattattttgttaATATTAGTGCATGCCTAGTAGACAAAGACCTCTCTATCGCACATTTTTACCTTTCAATTCATCCAAACATGACAGAAACCTTTCAAATTCTTGGATCGATTGATTAGTGCATTTGGTATAAATGCGAGTTTTGAGTACAACATTTTGCTATTGGTTCTGTTTTCGCGGCATCTTATTCTGGgacaaaatgaattttttagaCTTTTTCTCACGGAATACAGTTGTGTTTCAGCGAACAACCGCCATAGTATTCATAGGCTTCCAAGTTCCACgaatttgaaaggaaaaaatcgaGTAAATTTATCGATCCATCGGCAACACAGGTCTAGTTTGCGTACAGTGCCTACACAGACGACGTGCTTTTTTCGTAGTTGGGTTAGCATTTTTCTGAGAGAaattcgtttgttttattaaaaatttaaaaccaaatAACCGTGATCAGACACACTTTCAATAGTAGATATATTATTAGTGGACGCGATCGGTGATTTCCCGGTGAAATTGGCCCCGGTTATGACGAAAATAGTACATAATTTGTTATTGCCTGTCACCCTTGATTTTACGTGATTAACTATGAATTAATGATCGCAGAAAAATAAGTGAGAATATATGCCGGAGAGCATTTTTTATGTGTCACGTACATACATTTGCTGAAagtatttaattattatttttgtccTCAACAGGTTTCCAGAAAAATGATCTAACTTGCACACTAGGATCTAGCCACATTTTTCATAACAGCAGCAAAACTGTGAGGTGGGAAGTTTTTCAACAGAATCCCTTTTCTATCAGCCCAAAAACTTGCCCTACTCACCAATCAACTTTATAATATGTAtcgacagcaacaacagcacaaCAATATAATGAGTAGCTATGAGTCTGCAGCAAGAGAGAAACATGTTGTTCACTGGTTCAGGAAAGGCCTACGTTTGCATGATAACCCCAGCTTAAAAGAAGGGTTAAAAGGTAGCTGTACCTATCGATGCATCTTCATTCTGGACCCCTGGTTTGCTGGATCTTCCAATGTGGATATCAACAAATGGAGGTAATCATATACATCAAACCAATGGAGTGGTATGATTTTCACTCAATGTTAATTAACAATTTGCCTTGTCTACTAGGTTTCTTCTAGAATCATTAGAAGATTTAGATCAAAATCTACGCAAGCTTAACTCTCGTCTTTTTGTCATCCGAGGACAACCTGCAGGCGTGCTTCCTAAACTTTTTAAGGTTCGTAATCATTTTAACTCATGAAGGCTATATTGGTTGATGCGCCCATTCCCGGACAtagaatgtttgtttttaaacggTTGCCGTTTGAAAATAGTAGTTGTTAATTCTCGCCATCCGGAACAAACGCAGTTACTGCTTTTCAGTCGATAATGTaccaaaggggggggggagggggcgGGGGAGGTCCTGCATGCCGAGCCACGTGAGGCTAAACCAATATAGTATGTAGGCGGGGCTATGTTTCGCGTTTCTCCAGGCTACATCCGTCTccgataaggaaataaatgctTCGAGAACAATCGAGAAAGTGATTGTATAACAAGATCCTGCATTGATAACGTTCATATACCAAtatcttgtttttcattcgtttgTAATGCATATCTTAAAGTTAATGATTCGTTAATTTTGCTAAATAATTAGGAATGGGAAACGACATGCCTGACATTCGAAGAGGACCCAGAACCGTTTGGTCGTGTCCGTGATCAAAATATTATAACCATGTGTAAAGATTTTAATATCGAGGTCATCACTAGAGCATCACATACGCTCTATCATCCACAAAAGTATAAGCTTCAAGTTAATTACTCATAATTTGCAGTTGGCTTATCTTTATTTGGGCACGATCGATATAGAATCATCGAAAAGAATGGCGGCAAAGCCCCACTGACGTATCGCCAGGTATGAAACTTGCTTATTTTAAACACCTACTAAAACcataatctttgttttttaattcttcagTTTCAAAACATCATTGCTTCAGTGGACCCACCACCCCCACCGGAAGCGGACATTACCTTCGAAACTATTGGACGAGGTTATACACCTATCGATGAATCCATAGACGACCGTTTCAGCGTCCCCACATTAGAGGAATTAGGTATCGATCGATACAATTAACTGTATTAAGCAACTTTGTTTTATTCTATTTATAAACACaacgtttttttctcttcgcttgACAGGTTTCGATACGGACGGGTTAATGACAGCTGTTTGGCGCGGCGGTGAAACAGAAGCGCTAACACGGTTAGAGCGTCATTTAGAACGTAAAGCTTGGGTCGCGTCATTCGGCCGCCCGAAAATGACGCCGCAATCTCTGCTGGCCAGCCAGACGGGACTTTCACCTTACCTTCGGTTCGGTTGCTTATCAGTTCGCCTGTTTCACcagcaactcaccaatttgTACAAAAAGGTAAGTTACAATTATGACTGCTCTGAAATTTAGAGCTTAGTGGATTCATATCATCTATGCGTTTTAGATTAAAAAAGCGCAGCCACCGCTGTCGTTACACGGCCAAGTGCTTTGGCGAGAATTCTTTTACTGTGCAGCGACGAATAACCCCAACTTCGACAAGATGGTGGGAAACCCAATATGCGTGCAAATACCTTGGGATTCTAATGCTGAAGCCTTAGCCAAATGGGCCAATGTAAACCAGTTCGTTCGCCCGTAAATAGCGGTGCtgaaactaaaacaaaaactaattaACATTACAGGGCCAAACGGGTTTCCCATGGATCGATGCCATCATGACACAACTACGAGAGGAGGGTTGGATACATCATCTGGCTCGTCATGCTGTGGCTTGTTTTCTAACTCGCGGTGATTTATGGATCTCTTGGGAAGAAGGCATGAAGGTAAAAagcaaattgaaattgatcctttgtttgttttgctctGACGTCACGTTTTTATCGATCTGCAGGTATTCGAGGAGTTGTTGCTGGATGCAGATTGGTCTGTCAATGCGGGCACCTGGATGTGGCTGTCGTGCTCATCCTTTTTCCACCAATTCTTTCACTGCTATTGTCCCGTCAAGTTTGGGAGGAAAGTCGATCCCAATGGGGATTTCATCAAGTAAACCTAGCAGCCATTTTTAGAAACAACTGTTGACTGATTGTGTtcgtttttcatattttagaaaatatcAACCTATACTGAAGAACTTCCCTTTACAATACATTCACGAACCGTGGAATGCACCGGAATCCGTTCAGAGAGCCGCCAAATGCATAATAGGAAAGGATTACCCATTGCCTATGGTGAATCATCTAGAAGCATCGCAGTTGAATATCGAGCGGATGAAACAAGTCTACCAGCGACTTACCCAGTACAGGGGAACTGGTGAGTCATCAAGTCAATCGATGTGTCTagcacaaattttttttaaccctctttttttttttgggtattGCGTAGGTGTAATGTCTCCGACTACCAAAAGTGATAACGGTGTCATCCACAATGTcggaaacaagaacaaaagggaaaacagCCATGCAAAGCAATACAGGACTGAAGAGCTGCGGCAGAACAGTGCCCAGAGAAACCAGTCCAACCTGAACTAAAGTTCAATCCCACACacaaacaacaattttcaaaagacTCGTCAGGGATCTCTCTCTTCAAGGTTCTAGACCATAGTCACAGTGTACATAAGTataatctttttctttttacgattCCAAATTATCTCTTTGATTCGTTCGATTTGCGAAAGTAATTTGAGTAACGGGTGGAGCTACCATGGAAACGGGGTAATAAAATAAGCCAAATCTTGCGCACTTTTAATGTGCCGCGTGTACAGACATAagataattttctttaaattggttttctttaattattttttcgtgCGTTGTCTATATCCTGCTATTGATATTCTTAACAGATTTTTTATACTATAACCGGCGTATTAACGAAATAACAATTGTCTTTTAAATCATTGCATTGTAAATACTTGACTGAGTCTTGTGTATTTATCGCGCAATCGGCTGGAAGGGACATCACGAACTTAAAAGAGCATTGTGACAAAACATGTTTTGCTTTCAATGAATGAGAATGCCAAAAGAACAGAAGGAGAGGGTTTTCCATTTGTTGAAAGCAAAAACGGAACAAACAAGACGTgcacaaatgtttttcttttttaaattgaatcaCCGTCGAGTCTAGAGACGGTGCACCGGAAACCCAAATTGTTAAAGctattaaaaagaaactcCAAAGTCACATCATTCCAAATTAGGAACAAACAGAAACAGAGGGAAGTAATACTgcaagccattttttttttcaaggaaaaaagTTTAAGTGATGACATTCGAGAGTTTAGACTGTACAACGACGGTCAGTTGAGCCCTTTCTTGGATggtattatttaattttttatctttttttcaattcggctgtcctttttgttcgttttatttattagcAGGAACATCCACCTTCTTGGTCTGACGCCAGGTGATGCGCGTTGGTCGATGGGCGCAGGTCGACAGCTATGTGTAGGGGTAATTGAATTATTGGGTAAGTTTCATTTCAGTTATGTCATTTCTAGCAACATGATTGACACCAcaatttttaatcaaacaaaaggaacaaaaaaaaagcgaatcgTTTGTCTACTTTGGGCAGGAAGAAAAGCAAGCGGTGTATTAAGATGATATGATCCACACACGACAATTATAAGGACATAGTCAGGTGAGTGTCACGTTCAAACGTGACTTAAACAGAATCAAACATgccattcagtttttttaatgtttcaagaaggaaaataagagggaaaaaaggaaacagagaGAAAACGCATTCCAGGGCGATTCTAAGGGACATAAATCTCCCATATTAGCTTTCTTTTGCTTAATGTGAATGATAAACAACTTGAAACATTTAGGAAGACCCAATTATTGGATAAAAACTATTAAAGACCAAGTgggaatggaaaaaaaattcagagtTTCTGAAATTGTTAAGTGCTAGGATAGGGGCTGTATATAAGCATTCACGATGTAAAGCTACCAAAATAATTCCTTTCTCATTTTCTGTTGGTCCGTTaccaaccttttttttaaggctttcAAACCCGTTCTTACCAATCAGGCAAAAAGAGATACAAAAAATCATAAgaataaatatttttcgtttcgcCTCTCTTGCGCTTACATAGGACAAGAGTTAACAAAGCCCAAAACTATTGCTCTTAATTAGGAGTCGTGTAACGACGAAAAGTAGTGTTTAagggagagaagaaaagatttcttaatcttaaattttttttttattaacatgCACAGCCGCCCTCTGCAGGTTTCGTCTCCACCGGTGCGTTATTCAAATCGATCTCCGTGACTAAGAGGACAAAAAACGGAATtaaagaaccaaaaaaaaaaaggaaaaaaaaaagaataacttaAGTAGTAAAAACGAAGCATCCAAAAACACCAAATAAATTAAGCGACATGCGAGACAATATGAAAACtcgtaataaaaaagaaactataGACACCAAAAGCGAGAAACTTATTTTAAGAAGAGGAAAACTAATAAcgctaataaaataaaagaatttcttaCTGTCTTCTGGTGGTTTCTTATCCGCTTCCATACCGGGTAGGGCGGCAGCAACGCGTCGGAAGAGCTAGACATTTGGGAAAGAACAAATATCGTGAGTAAAGAAAACTtagcaaaaaataagaaggatttttaaaacCTGTTTAACGTTATAGCCAGCCTTGGCGCTTGTTTCAATAAACATGACGTTAAGTTCCCTCGCCTTTCGCTCCCCTTCCTCAGTCGAAACCTGCAAAAGTAATCACATCCATAATGAGGATAGTTCCCTATGCTGTTTTCACTTCTGGTGCCTGACCTGCCGTTTGTCTGAGAGATCGGTTTTGTTTCCAACCAACATAATTATCACATCACTTCCTCTTTCTGTCCGGACATCATCGATCCACTTGGACGTCTGGTGGAAGGAATTTGCATCTGCAGAACAAAAGATTCGATGAGAAAATGGCTGCCAGAGAAATTTAGATATGCCTTACTTGTTATGTCATAAACTACCACAGCTACTGTAGAGTCACGGATGTATGAAGGTATAAGGCTGCGAAATCTCTCCTGGCCGGCAGTATCCCAAAGTTGCAACCTAACCTGTGTTTAGAAGGGTAATTGCACTGATTTCCAAATTGCCACAAGCACAGCTAAATATTACTTACAGTTCTGTCTTCTAAGTACATTGTTTTTGACAAAAAATCTATTCCAATAGTGGCTTGGTAAGTGTTATCAAAACTGTCGTACATAAACCTTGTAATCAATGATGTTTTCCCAA carries:
- the LOC130697906 gene encoding protein unc-13 homolog 4B-like isoform X2, whose amino-acid sequence is MASNWNEEDEQAEVVINPETETPAYNQPWQEALEVDDEVMRILREHGEQVIDDETEMAADSMEEEDGIKRTISEESIDFFDRFSKISERANTQRIPAGRRGAQLREDDTVEEAFVRANRINKLDHQRITSSPQLSDGSDEGADRVESAPLPAPRSRPRSRVPTPTGHLAWIWGPELIVGAEAENVYCEVLYSLLHAISRTGCDNSSIDQVFDYLKRSFQFTDAKHEELLSTVRQRTPPDVSLQLGVLQARNLKGKDVNGMSDPYCSIWISSNRQKFQDTSMKPRTLDPVWNETLNFAIKDVNEDILQLEIWDYDPDETVKEKMSRITEVKDLRGMGILLKQIAVASKAPGKPAHKFLGLLNVGLKSIPLSGLERWYQLEGRDKTKTKERGEIRLNLTLSASRPDTSEQFTLQESFIHYERLLRIVVEHEMRADSEWRGVIPDSAALMLRQFAAHRGLRQSVTDACLWSVYSTAFHKRTLDLSVMLGLVQRLRKAINDGKLPEEELVNVFWTAAESFSVAALSAIRHLRNNPELSTRPDQLSALLECLKELNMLGSNRPGLSEMEVRISESVTMGAADWFCRIVGGRRKGGPICDDDRLENAIRICQSLMSDLKTVLTVYQKIFERIWQIPVFNIVYLYYDGQLTDISKPVVDSVTRSLKSIHTNNNQIASLALEASGEVPRPMQNGHAKQNEADTIAPRLSMGTALFELYLCLQQFHKLSISLPESEKESVKLAPFYTWFETAVDRWLDIALYKAMIRIGKAVSLDNLQTVDSIVRHSSSAVDAVSVFYSIKMFWEQLAWPDEKGALSFVIKIMDEVKQSATIYAEAIRLKLERLHSGSPTSATAQPFFISLKICSAINSILHVQQSIDPLAEEIGLYRLRDAVQENGDDGSLTENAIKDVNEKLDEIFYAIARRFEVEVAKLINTVMESDFGMRQTDDLNHYICNQLLALDSNLPRDVFFRVLNIIYHHILQSFLNVVEGEVQKKRQPACFRQWKELLDIVENCFQNPEAEEEIEDEALVKIRWLLKLHGMDTGDLIHQYRLDRLKQTLDSTKDAGLGSLSVRVIFIDDALNIDILNARNLKPMDANGSADPYVKVQLLPTTTFPDAAILKSKVLKNTLFPLFEESFTYPVPKSLQTNPECCILFTVKDKDLIGANEMMGEYFLGFQEITRGDSSVDMNALDQRILPLTKPHEQESEYLNALEGRTWDKVARDFAKKEKKRMSGK